The following are encoded together in the Astyanax mexicanus isolate ESR-SI-001 chromosome 8, AstMex3_surface, whole genome shotgun sequence genome:
- the si:dkey-6n21.13 gene encoding P2Y purinoceptor 3, producing the protein MVTGVPTVLSEEGQGGDGNLLLSSNSSITASCHIDESYKYIFLPICYSFTFVFSITLNSVVLYRSFSRTKHWNASLIYMVNLATTDFMYGLSLPFLVASYVMRDNWVFGDFMCRLVRFLFYFNLYCSIFFLTCISVHRYLGICHPMKTITLETKRAVKGICVLVWVAVFALTCPIFRFAQTEYLPRQKNGAASQAGEIHNNTTNPSVDGFQNCWDDAIDKEFQVYVPYGITLHLLGFFLPFSIIAWCYSRVVMAIFRTLHSQPPANGSGTKRESTLGAEGMSIILGAASPYVNRRRKSIKTIITITLLFALCFFPFHVTRTIFLVLKVTSRVHCHTMQMVSICYKITRPLASFNAWLNALLYFLTKEKSGPCCHKPQPSQHGLLWPLRILDKGGNEEDQAEEAGNHDDKKLKEKNMFRDVP; encoded by the coding sequence ATGGTGACGGGCGTTCCCACAGTCCTGTCCGAAGAAGGGCAAGGAGGTGATGGCAATCTCCTTCTCTCCTCAAACTCTTCTATTACAGCCTCTTGCCATATTGACGAGTCGTACAAGTACATCTTCCTCCCTATTTGTTACTCCTTCACGTTTGTCTTCAGCATCACCCTGAACTCTGTGGTGCTTTATCGCTCCTTTAGCCGTACCAAGCACTGGAACGCGTCACTAATCTACATGGTGAACTTGGCCACCACTGACTTCATGTATGGCTTGTCACTGCCTTTCCTTGTGGCCAGCTATGTCATGCGGGACAACTGGGTGTTTGGAGACTTCATGTGTCGCCTGGTGCGCTTCCTCTTCTACTTTAATCTGTACTGCAGCATCTTCTTCCTCACCTGCATCTCTGTCCATCGCTATCTGGGCATCTGTCACCCCATGAAAACCATCACCCTGGAGACCAAAAGAGCTGTCAAGGGCATTTGTGTTCTAGTGTGGGTTGCTGTCTTTGCTCTAACTTGCCCAATTTTCAGATTTGCACAGACAGAATATCTGCCCCGCCAGAAGAACGGTGCTGCCTCTCAGGCAGGTGAAATTCACAACAACACTACAAACCCTAGTGTGGATGGGTTCCAAAACTGCTGGGACGATGCCATTGATAAGGAGTTCCAGGTCTATGTTCCCTATGGGATAACTCTCCATCTCTTGGGTTTCTTTCTGCCATTTAGCATCATCGCCTGGTGTTACTCTCGTGTGGTTATGGCAATATTTCGAACACTGCACTCCCAACCTCCTGCTAATGGGTCTGGGACAAAACGTGAAAGCACCTTAGGGGCAGAAGGCATGTCAATCATTCTAGGGGCTGCCTCCCCTTACGTAAACAGGCGCCGCAAGTCCATTAAAACCATCATAACCATCACACTCCTCTTTGCTCTTTGCTTCTTCCCCTTTCACGTGACCCGAACCATATTCTTGGTGCTCAAAGTGACCAGCAGGGTGCACTGCCATACAATGCAAATGGTGTCCATTTGTTACAAAATCACTCGGCCACTCGCCTCCTTCAATGCCTGGCTCAATGCTCTGCTCTATTTCCTCACCAAAGAAAAGAGCGGGCCATGCTGCCACAAGCCACAACCCAGCCAACATGGCCTCCTCTGGCCTCTGAGGATTTTGGATAAAGGAGGAAATGAGGAGGATCAAGCTGAAGAGGCAGGAAACCATGACGATAAAAAACTcaaggaaaaaaacatgtttagagATGTACCTTGA